In Anoplopoma fimbria isolate UVic2021 breed Golden Eagle Sablefish chromosome 22, Afim_UVic_2022, whole genome shotgun sequence, a genomic segment contains:
- the LOC129111656 gene encoding tetraspanin-7-like produces the protein MAPRRMETKPVIFCLKTLLLLYCLVFWVTGVVLLSVGLWWRFMLGPYTSLISSGPSNAPYVLTATGAAIVLFGLFGCFATCRGRCWMLRLYAVFLTLVFMTELIAGISGFVFRHEIKGTFLTTYSDAVMRYDGRDDRSLAVDGVQRRLHCCGVHNYTSWLSSLYFPVGGIPASCCVTFSDCSTADLKNATLAARKVYKQGCYELVTSFIEGNMGIIAGVTFGIAFSQLIGMSLACCLSRFINANQYEMV, from the exons ATGGCTCCCAGGAGGATGGAAACCAAACCGGTGATCTTCTGTCTgaagacgctgctgctgctctacTGCCTCGTCTTCTGG GTGACAGGTGTGGTTCTGCTGTCAGTGGGTTTGTGGTGGCGGTTCATGTTGGGCCCGTACACGTCTCTGATCTCCAGCGGACCCTCCAACGCGCCGTACGTCCTCACCGCCACCGGAGCCGCCATCGTGCTGTTCGGACTGTTCGGCTGCTTTGCCAcctgcagggggcgctgctggatGTTACGCCTG TACGCCGTGTTTCTGACTCTAGTCTTCATGACTGAACTCATCGCTGGAATCTCTGGATTCGTCTTCCGCCACGag ATCAAAGGGACGTTCCTGACGACGTACAGCGACGCGGTGATGAGATACGATGGACGAGACGACAGGAGTCTGGCTGTAGACGGCGTTCAACGTAGA TTACACTGCTGTGGAGTTCATAACTACACCAGTTGGCTCAGCTCGCTGTATTTCCCCGTCGGTGGGATTCCCGCCAGCTGCTGCGTCACTTTCTCCGACTGCAGCACCGCCGACCTGAAGAACGCAACTCTGGCTGCTCGCAAAGTCTACAAACAG GGTTGTTATGAGTTGGTGACGTCCTTCATCGAGGGAAACATGGGAATCATCGCTGGAGTGACGTTCGGCATCGCCTTCTCTCAG CTGATAGGAATGTCTCTGGCCTGCTGTCTGTCTCGCTTCATCAACGCCAACCAGTACGAGATGGTgtga
- the LOC129111664 gene encoding mid1-interacting protein 1-B-like, with product MMQLSESYTQRNSLFSAMSRFIGAVNNMDQTVMVPSLLRDVPLDHQDARPETGAAHLPEDGDMYGSYVLLKSIRDDMQCGVLQGDERRREKTGTEDQDLETQFHFHLRGLQAVLSKLTCRADTLTSRYKQQIVHF from the coding sequence ATGATGCAGCTGTCCGAGTCCTACACCCAGAGGAACTCGCTCTTCAGCGCCATGAGCCGCTTCATCGGCGCCGTCAACAACATGGACCAGACCGTGATGGTGCCCAGTCTGCTGCGGGACGTCCCGCTGGACCACCAGGACGCCAGGCCCGAGACCGGCGCCGCCCACCTCCCCGAGGACGGAGACATGTACGGGTCCTACGTGCTGCTGAAGTCCATCCGGGACGACATGCAGTGCGGCGTCCTGCAGGGGGACGAGCGGCGCCGGGAGAAGACCGGGACCGAGGACCAGGACCTGGAgacccagttccacttccaccTGAGAGGACTCCAGGCGGTTCTGTCCAAACTCACCTGCCGGGCCGACACGCTGACGAGCCGCTACAAGCAGCAGATCGTTCACTTCTAG
- the si:ch211-207l14.1 gene encoding RING finger protein 151 gives MSLSDAYSVCLICHNELSRGTGGTGGTGGTRELQCSHTFHKECIEEWLWRRQWCPVCNVQVSVPQPVSWSSARVKVP, from the exons ATGTCGCTG agcGACGCCTACAGTGTGTGTCTGATCTGTCACAACGAGTTGAGTCGAGGAACCGGAGGAACCGGAGGAACCGGAGGAACCAGAGAGCTGCAGTGTTCACACACCTTTCATAAggag TGCATAGAGGAGTGGTTGTGGAGGAGGCAGTGGTGTCCGGTGTGTAACGTTCAGGTGTCGGTTCCTCAGCCGGTCTCCTGGAGCTCCGCCCGGGTCAAAGTGCCCTGA